The genomic window ATCGGCCCTTCGCCGACTGAGATGACCGATATGCTGAAGGTGATCGGCTATAAGAGCCTCGACGGGCTGATCGACGCGACGCTGCCGCCCGCCATCCGCCAGAAGGCGCCGCTCGCCTGGGGCGCACCGATGACCGAGCGCGAGGCGCTCGACAAGCTGCGCGAGACAGCCAACAAGAACAAAGTGCTGGTCTCCCTGATCGGCCAAGGTTACTACGGCACGATCACGCCGCCTGTGATCCAGCGCAACATCCTGGAAAACCCCGCCTGGTATACGGCCTATACGCCGTATCAGCCGGAGATCAGCCAGGGCCGTCTCGAGGCGCTGCTGAACTACCAGACGATGATCTGTGACCTCACGGGACTCGACGTCGCCAACGCCTCACTGCTCGACGAGGCGACCGCCGCCGCCGAAGGCATGGCGATCGCCGAGCGCGTCGCCAAGTCGAAGGCCAAGGCCTTCTTCGTTGATGCCGACTGCCATCCGCAGAGCATCGCCCTCATCCGCACCCGCGCCGAGCCCCTCGGCTGGAGCGTCATCGTCGGCAATCCCTTTACCGATCTCGATCCGGTCGACGTCTTCGGCGCGATCTTCCAGTATCCCGGTACGCACGGTCACGTGCATGATTTCACCGGCCTGATCGCGCGCCTGCACCAGGCCGGCGCCATATCGGTCGTCGCCGCCGACATCCTGGCGCTGACGCTGCTGAAGTCACCGGGCGAAATGGGCGCCGATATCGCCATCGGCTCGTCGCAGCGTTTCGGCGTTCCCGTTGGCTACGGCGGCCCGCACGCGGCCTATATGGCTGTCAAGGACGCCTACAAGCGCTCCATGCCCGGGCGCCTCGTCGGCGTTTCCGTCGATGCCCGCGGCAACCGCGCCTACCGCCTGTCGCTGCAGACGCGCGAACAGCACATCCGCCGCGAAAAGGCGACGTCGAACATCTGCACCGCCCAGGTGCTGCTCGCCGTCATGGCCTCGATGTATGCCGTCTTCCATGGCCCGAACGGCATCAAGGCAATTGCCCAGCAGGTCCACCAGAAAGCCGTGCTAATGGCCAAGGGCCTGGAAAAGCTTGGCTATAAGGTTGAACCGGAGAGCTTCTTCGACACGATCACCGTCGATGTCGGCCATATGCAGGGTCTCATCCTGCGCGCCGCCGTCGCCGAAGGCGTCAATCTGCGCAAGGTCGGCGAAACGAAGATCAGCATGTCGCTCGATGAGCGCACGCGCCCCGCAACGCTGGAAGCCGTCTGGCGCGCCTTCGGCGGCAATTTCGCCGTCGCCAACTTCGAGCCGTCCTATCGGTTGCCGAAGGGTCTCCTGCGCACCAGCGACTACCTCTCGCATCCGATCTTCCACATGAACCGCGCCGAAAGCGAGATGACGCGGTACATCCGCCGGCTCTCCGACCGCGATCTCGCGCTCGACCGCTCGATGATTCCGCTCGGCTCCTGCACGATGAAGCTCAATGCGACGGCGGAAATGCTGCCGATCACATGGCCGGAATTTTCGGATATCCATCCCTTCGTACCATCAGACCAGGCGCTCGGTTATCGCGAGATGATCGACGATCTGACGGCGAAGCTCTGCGCCGTCACCGGCTATGATGCTTTCTCCATGCAGCCGAATTCCGGCGCGCAGGGTGAATATGCAGGCCTGCTGACGATCCGCAATTACCACATTGCGAACGGCCAGGGTCACCGCGACGTTTGCCTGATCCCGACCTCGGCGCACGGCACCAATCCGGCTTCGGCCCAGATGGTCGGCATGAAGGTCGTGGTCGTGAAGGTGCGCGAGAATGGCGACATCGATCTCGACGATTTCCGCGCCAAGACTGAGGAGCATGCGGCAAACCTCTCCTGCTGCATGATCACCTACCCCTCAACACACGGCGTGTTCGAGGAAACCGTCAAGGAAATCTGCGATCTCGTCCATGCCAATGGTGGACAGGTCTATCTTGACGGCGCCAACATGAACGCCATGGTGGGCCTGTCCCGCCCCGGTGACATCGGCTCCGACGTTTCCCACCTCAACCTGCACAAGACCTTCTGCATTCCGCATGGCGGCGGCGGCCCCGGCATGGGCCCGATCGGCGTCAAGGCGCATCTGGCGCCCCACTTGCCCGGCCATCCCGAGACGGACGGCCGTCCGGGCGCGGTGTCAGCCGCCGCCTTCGGCTCGGCTTCGATCCTGCCGATCTCCTGGAGCTACTGCCTGATGATGGGCGGCGAAGGCCTGACGCAGGCGACCAAGGTGGCGATCCTCAATGCCAACTATATCGCCGCCCGGCTGAAGGGCGCCTATGACGTGCTCTATAAGTCGAAGACCGGCCGTGTGGCGCATGAATGCATCATCGACACGCGCCCGCTGGTCGACAGCGCCGGCGTCACCGTCGACGACGTCGCCAAGCGGCTGATCGACTGCGGTTTCCACGCGCCGACCATGAGCTGGCCGGTCGCCGGCACGCTGATGATCGAGCCGACGGAGAGCGAGACCAAGGCGGAACTCGATCGTTTCTGCGATGCGATGCTGGCGATCCGCGAAGAAGCCCGCGCCATCGAAGAGGGCCGCATGGACAAGCTCGACAATCCGCTGAAGAACGCACCGCACACGGTGGAAGACCTCGTCGGCGAATGGAACCGGCCCTACAGCCGGGAGCAGGCCTGCTTCCCGCCCGGTGCCTTCCGCGTTGACAAATACTGGTCCCCGGTCAACCGCGTCGACAACGTCTACGGCGACCGCAACCTCATCTGCACCTGCCCGCCGGTCGAAAGCTATGCGGAGGCCGCGGAGTAACATTCGGCTCGGCTTTTGACAAACCTCGTCTTTACTCCCGCGTCACTCTCGCCCTTGAGTCAGGGCTGTCCGGTTCGCGACTAGTGCCCTGCAGGAGCCAGCGAGGAACGGAAACGATGCGTCATATTCTCTTCTCCCCATCGGGGAGAAGAGGGAATCGCAAAGCTGCGGCATATGTCCCTTGGCCCGCGAGCGGGGCCTGACGGACACGACAATCCCCGTTTCAGGGCGTTGGATTCAAATTTAACCTTTCTTAGCAAGTCTCTGTTAGCAATTCAGAATAGGCGGTCTCCATTCAGCATGGATGTTGCCATCGATCTTTGTTTTGCGTGCAGGTTCTCATGCGTCCATCGGCTGTGCCAGCAATTCTCCTCGCCGCCCTGATTCTGTCGGGATGCTCCACAAGCTCCGGCGCCGAAGATGTGCTCACCCCTGTAGCGTCGTCGGAAACCACCAATGCCATCAGCAAGCCGAACGGCCCGATACCAGCGGCAGCCGTGGGCGGGCCTGCGCCGCAGGCAAGCCCGCCGCAGCAGGCGCCGAGCTGGACAGGGCCGGTTCCGGAGCCGCAAGCGCTTGTGCCCGCGGACAGGCCGGTTGGAATGCCGATGCCGACGGAACGGCCGGTTGCGATGCTGATGCCCGATGCCCCGGATGTCGATCCCGATGCGGACACGAAATCGCCGACACGCTCACGAATCTACAGCCACCGTTTCCGCGATGCAAAGCCGATCAACTTCGGCAGGACTTCACCGAGAAAGCTTGCCGTGCATGGCGTCGACGTGTCGCGCTGGCAGGGCGAGATCGACTGGGAGACGCTGCGAAAGCAGGGTGCGAACTTCGTCTACATCAAGGCGACCGACGGCGGTGACCACCTCGACCCGATGTTCAAGAAGAACTGGGGCCGCGCCAAGGAAGCCGGCATGAAGCACGGCGCCTATCACTTCTTCTACTGGTGCCGGACCGCCGGCGAACAGGCCGATTGGTTCATTCGCAATGTTCCCAAGGAAGCCAACGCGCTTCCGCCCGTCATCGACGTCGAATGGAACGGCGAATCGAGCTGCAAGCAAAGGATCTCCCGCGCACGCGTTCTCGAGAAGATGCAGGTATTCCTGGACAAGGTGGAGCGCCATTACGGCCAACGCCCGATCATCTACACCGCTCCGGATTTCTACCGCGACAATCTGAAGGGCGAACTGCTCAATTATCCCTTCTGGCTGCGCTCGGTCGCTGCCCACCCTTCCAAGGTCTATCCGGGCCGCAAATGGCTCTTCTGGCAGTATTCCGGCTCCGGCCTCTCCGACGGCGTCGACGGCAAGATCGATCTCAATGTGTTCAACGGCAATGAAAGCGACTGGCACGACTGGGTGGCCACGCGATAGCGAAAGCGGCCCCACCGATCCTGTTCCGTGCCAAGCCGATACAGGCGCAGCAGTAAAAGGCGCAGCCTGTAGGCCTTTGCTAACGCAACGGCTTCAGCATTCCCTAAGCCCTTGCATGTACAAGAATTTCGTCCAGTTCAGGGAAAACGGCTGATGAGTATATCGGGCATTACCAGCACGGCGCTTTCGGGAATGCGAGCACAGAGCACGCGGATCGGTGCGATTGCCAATAACGTCGCAAACATCAGCACGCCAGGCTATGCGAGGCTGAACACCAGCCTCACATCAACAGAGCCGACCGGCGTTCAGGCCATCGTCGAGCCGACGGCATCGGATGTCGATCCCACCACCGAGCTGACCGACATGACAGAAGCCGAGCAGAGCTATCAGGCGAACGCCGCAGTCTTCGAGACCGGCGCCGATATGTGGGAAATGCTCATGAGCATCAAGCGCGACTGAGCACCCTTCGGCAGGTTGTTGTACCGATATGTGTAGCTCAGGCGGAGTGTCCCCCGCCAACTCATGATCTAGGAATGTACCGGCTCGCTTTGGCGCTGTGCGGCAAGGGCCGCGAGATCGGCGGGTTTCAGCTCGACCGATTCGCCGCAACCGCAAGCCGATGTCTGGTTCGGATTGGTAAAGGTGAAGCCGGAGCGCAGTGTCGTCTGCTCGAAACCCATTTCGGTTCCAAGCAGATAGAGCACGGCTGAGGGTTCGACCCAGACTTTCGCGCCGTCGCGCTCGATCAGATCGTCCTTGGCATTGGGCTCGGTCACCAGGTCGATGGTATATTCCATCCCGGCGCAACCGCCCTTCTTGATGCCGACGCGCACACCCTTGGCTCCAGGCCCCGAATTCTCGACGATCGCCTTGACGCGCGCCGCAGCGCCGTCCGTCATGCTCATCACTGCAAAGCCCATCGGCTCATTCTCCTTCCGCAACCGGGGTCAAGATCCGGCGCTTCGTGATTCAAAATGTAGTCTTCCGAGGTAAACGGATCAATACCGGCTCCCTCAATACCAGCCGACGGCGACCTGCGCTTCTTCGGACATGCGGTCCGGCGTCCATGGCGGATCGAAGGTCATGGCAACCTCGACGCCCGATACGCCTTCGACGGCACCGACTGCGTTTTCGACCCAGCCGGGCATCTCGCCGGCGACCGGGCAGCCGGGCGCGGTCAATGTCATCATGATCTTCACCATCCGGTCGTCTTCGATGTCGATCTTGTAGACCAGACCCAGCTCGAAGATGTCGGCCGGAATTTCCGGATCGTAGACGGTTTTCAACGCGCTGATGACGTCGTCGCTGAGCCGCGCCAGCTCATCGGCCGGGATGCTGGAATGCACGATGCCTTCGCGCACGTCGATCTTTTGTTCGCTGTCGTCCAGGCTCATCACGGACACTCCTCAAGCAAAGAACTTGCGCGCATATTCAAGCGCATCGGCCAGGGCATCCACCTCGGCGCGGGTATTATACATCCCGAAGGATGCACGGCATGTGGATGTCACGCCGAAGCGTTTCAAGAGCGGCATGGCGCAATGCGTGCCGGCGCGCACCGCAACACCCTGCCGGTCGATCACCATCGAGACGTCGTGGGCATGGATGCCGGCGAGTTCGAAGGAGAAGATGCTCCCTTTGTCGGGCGCCGTCCCGAACATCCGCAGCGAATTGACCGATCTGAGACGCTCGGCTGCATAGGCAGCCAGATCGGCCTCATGGCGGGCGATCGCCTCACGGCCGATCTTTTCCATATAGTCGAGGGCGTAACCAAGCCCGATCGCCTGCACGATCGGCGGCGTGCCGGCCTCGAAGCGATGCGGTGGATCATTATAGGTGACAACATCTTCGGCGACTTCGAAGATCATCTCGCCGCCACCCTGGAACGGGCGCATCTCCTGCAGCCGCTCCTTCTTGCCGTAAAGCACGCCGATGCCCGACGGGCCGTAGAGCTTGTGGCCGGTCATCACATACCAGTCGCAATCGATGTCCTGCACGTCGACGGGCAGGTGTACTGCACCCTGGCTGCCGTCGATCAGAACCGGAATGCCGCGTTCACGAGCGATGCGGCAGACTTCCTTGACGGGAACGATCGTGCCGAGCGCATTCGACATATGGGTGATGGCGACGAGCTTGGTGCGCTCCGTCAGGCTCTTCTCGAAATCCTCGACATGGAAAGCACCTTCGTCATCGACCGGTACCCAGACGAGCTTCGCGCCCTGCCGCTCGCGGATGAAGTGCCAAGGCACGATGTTGGAGTGGTGCTCCATGATCGTCAGAACGACCTCGTCGCCCTCGCCGATCTTAGGCATGCCCCAGCCATAGGCGACCGTGTTGATCGCTTCCGTCGAATTCTTGGTGAAGACGATGTCGTTCACAGAAGGAGCATTGAGAAAGCGGCGAACCTTCTCGCGCGCCGCCTCGTATGCGTCCGTCGCGGCATTGGACAGATAGTGCAGGCCGCGATGCACATTGGCGTATTCGTGGCTATAGGCATGCGAGATGGCGTCGATCACCACCTGCGGCTTTTGAGCTGATGCGCCGTTGTCGAGATAGACCAGCGGCTTGCCATACACCTTCTCGCCGAGGATTGGAAAATCCCGGCGGATGGCTTCGACGTCGTATTGCGTGGCCGCTGTTGTCTTGTCCATCGACATATCCGATCAGGCGTGCTTTTCGAGCCAGGCCGAGATCACGCCTTCCAGCGCTTCGACCAGGGCCTCGTCTTCCAGTTCCTCGACGATTTCGGCGACGAAGGCGTTGACGAGCATCGCCCGCGCCTTGTTCTCCGGAATGCCGCGCGCCATCATGTAATAGAGATGATTGGCGTCGATATCGGTCACCGTCGCACCGTGGCCGCACTGGACGTCGTCGGCGAAGATCTCGAGCTCGGGCTTGACCGAGAACTCGGCATCATCAGACATCAGCAGTGTGTTGCAGGCCATCTTGGCGTCGGTCTTCTGCGCATCGGGCGCGACCCGGATCATGCCTTGGAAAACGCCCTTGGCACGGTCGAAGACGACGTTGCGGATCACTTCGGTCGAACCGGTATGCGGCACGTCGTGGCCGAGCACCATCGTCACGTCGGTATGGCTTTCGGCACCAAGCAGGTTGATGCCGCGCAGCGTGAGATCCGCGCCCTCGCCCGTCACCTTGATATGCAGCTCCTGGCGCACCATCTTGCCGCCGGCATTGATGACGAACAGACGAAGCTTGGCATCGGCCCCGAGATCGACGCGGATCTGGCCGAGATGCGTATCCTCGGCGCCCTGCTGCTGCAGGATGATCCAGGTCAACTCCGTACCCTCGCCGACTGTGATGTCACTGACATGAGACACGAAAGCGGCATCGCCAGTCACCGCGCGGTGACGTTCAATGACGGTCGCCTTGACGCCGGGGCCGAAGGAGACGGGAAGGCGCGTATGTATCTGGCCGCCGGCATGGATGAACTGGATTTCGAGCGGCTCTTCGAGCACGGTTTCGGCAGGCACGTCCACAACATAGCCGTCGCGCACGAAGCTGCCGTTGATACGGCCGATCGCGTCATCGGAACCGAGTGCATCCAGGCCGTCCGCGGTCGAGCCGTTGATCAGATGTTCGGAATAGGCCGAAATACCGAGGCCGTCGGCGGCAGCCTTCTGGCTGGAATGGCCCTGGATCACCGCCAGCACCGAGGAGCCCGTAACGAGCGGCTCCAAAGCCTCCGAGCCGGCGTCACCCGCCTGCGGTGGGACGGTGCGCAGGAGATTCTTGAGGTCGGTATAATGCCAGGCCTCGATGCGCCGCGTCGGCAGGCCGGCCTTCTTCAGGTCGTCGAGAAGGCGATCGCGTAGCGCCGTCACGGCGCCATTGCCCGGCAGCTCGCCGATCTGCTGGTTGAAGGCCTCGATCAGCGCCGCCTCGGCCGCGGTCAGGCGGCTCGTCGTCTGCATGTTCATGGACATCGTCCTTTCCGCCCGAAACTTAGGCTGCCGCGCCGATGATGTCGGCATAGCCGTTGGCCTCAAGCTCATGCGCCAGCGTCTTGTCGCCCGACTTGATCACCTGGCCCTTGTAGAGCACGTGGACGGTATCAGGCACGATGTAATCAAGCAGGCGCTGGTAGTGGGTGATGACGACCACGGCGCGATCCGGCGAACGCAGCGCGTTGACGCCGTCGGCGACGATCTTCAGCGCGTCAATATCGAGGCCGGAATCGGTTTCGTCGAGCACGCAGAGCTGCGGCTCGAGCAGCGCCATCTGCAGGATTTCGGCGCGCTTCTTCTCGCCGCCGGAGAAGCCGACGTTGAGCGGACGCTTCAGCATTTCGGTATTGATTTGCAGCTTGCCGGCAGCATCCTTGACACGGCGCATGAAGTCCGGCGTCGTCAGCTCGTCTTCGCCGCGCGCCTTGCGCTGCTCGTTCATCGCAACCTTCAGGAACTGCATGGTGGCGACACCCGGAATTTCCACAGGATACTGGAAGGCAAGGAAAATGCCCTTGGCGGCACGCTCGGCCGGATCGAGTTCGAGAATGCTCTCGCCATTATAAAGAATGTCGCCCTCGGTGACCTCGTAGTCGCTGCGGCCGGACAGCACATAGGAGAGCGTCGACTTGCCGGAGCCGTTCGGCCCCATGATCGCGGCAACTTCGCCAGCCTTCACCGTCAGGTTCAGGCCACGGATGATCTCGGTGCCGTCTTCGGCGATGCGGGCATGGAGGTTTCTGATTTCAAGCATTTCGTTTTTCCTATTCATTCAGCGGTTTCAAAAGCCGCTTAATTGACCGTTCGCACCGGTCTCGATCCGTCATCCTCGGGCTTGTCCCGAGGATCTAAGCCGTCAATTGTAATCGCTCCACTCCCGCGTATTCGGATGCGGTCGATAGATATTCTCGATCTCATCGATCCGCTCGTAGAGATCCATCCAAGTCGGATTGAGTTCCTCTACGAGCTTGATTTTCCATTCACGCATATAGCGCTTCAGAGACTTTTCCCGCTGGATCGCCAACACGATATTCGGATGGTGCTCAAACCAGACGAGGTTTTTTGCTCTGTATTTCTGCGTAAAACCCTTCTGGATTTCGTTGCGATGTTCCCAAATGCGTCCGTGTAAATCGCTAGTGACGCCGGTATAGATCACGCCACGTGGCTTGTCGGACATCATGTAGACGAAACCGCTCATCTTCTCCTCTGGCCACGGCAGATCCTCGGGACAAGCCCGAGGATGACGGAGCCGTACTTAACCCACGCTCCCCTCAAGCGAGATGCTGATCAGCTTCTGCGCCTCGACGGCGAATTCCATCGGCAGTTCCTGCAGGACTTCCTTGACGAAGCCGTTGACGATCAGCGCGATCGCCGCTTCGGTGGGGATGCCGCGCTGCAGGCAGTAGAACAGCTGGTCCTCGGAGATCTTCGAGGTCGTCGCTTCGTGCTCGAACTGCGCCGTCGAATTTTTCGCCTCGATGTAGGGCACGGTATGGGCGCCGCACTTGTCGCCGATCAGGAGCGAATCGCACTGCGTGAAGTTGCGGGCGTTCGACGCCTTGCGGTGAGCCGAAACCTGGCCGCGATAGGTGTTGTTGGAAACACCGGCGGCGATGCCCTTGGAGACGATGCGGCTCGACGTGTTCTTGCCGAGATGGATCATCTTGGTGCCGCTGTCGATCTGCTGATGGCCGTTGGAAACCGCGATCGAGTAGAACTCGCCGCGGCTGTCGTCGCCGCGCAGGATGCAGGACGGATATTTCCAGGTGATCGCCGAGCCGGTTTCGACCTGCGTCCACGAGATCTTCGACCGGTTGCCGCGGCAATCGCCGCGCTTGGTGACGAAGTTATAGATGCCGCCCTTGCCTTCCTTGTCGCCCGGATACCAGTTCTGGACGGTGGAATATTTGATCTCGGCATCGTCGAGGGCGACGAGTTCGACCACGGCGGCATGCAGCTGGTTTTCATCGCGTTGCGGTGCGGTGCAGCCTTCGAGATAGGAGACGTAGGCGCCTTCTTCCGCGATGATCAGCGTGCGCTCGAACTGGCCGGTATTCTTCTCATTGATGCGGAAATAGGTGGACAGCTCCATCGGGCAGCGTACGCCCTTGGGCACGAACACAAAGGAACCGTCGGTGAAAACAGCCGAGTTCAGCGTCGCATAATAGTTGTCGCTCGTCGGCACGACGGAGCCGAGGTACTTCCGCACCAGGTCCGGATGCTCGCGGATCGCTTCCGAGATCGACATGAAAATCACGCCGGCCTTCTTCAGCTCCTCCTTGAAGGTGGTGACCACAGAGACGCTGTCGAAGACGGCGTCGACGGCGATCCTCGGCTTCTCGACACCCGCCAGGATCTCTTGCTCCTTCAGCGGAATGCCGAGTTTTTCGTAGACCTTGAGGATCTCGGGATCGACCTCGTCGAGCGATTTCGGACCGGGCGTGCTCTTCGGCGCGGCGTAATAGTGGATGTCGTTAAAGTTGATTTTCGGATAGTTGACGCGCGCCCAGGTCGGCTCTTCCAGCGTCAGCCAGCGCCGATAGGCTTCCAGACGCCATTCCAGCATCCATTCCGGTTCCTGCTTCTTGGCCGAAATGAAGCGGATGATATCCTCGGACAGGCCCTTCGGCGCCTTGTCCATCTCGATGACGGTCTCGAAACCGTATTTGTACTGGTCGACATCGATCAGGCGAACCTGGTCGATTGTTTCCTGCACCGCAGCCATTTCATTCTCCAATCTCGCCGGATACAAGGTCCGGCAGCTTGTAGCGTCTGGGCAATTCACTTGCCCCTCATGTCGGGCAATTGCTTGCCCAGTATGTAAGTGGCCAAAAGGGACTTTTCAGCCCGATTGGCAAGCGGAAATTTGCGTTTCCGCAAGTTTATGATGCGGTCAGGCCGCCTCGCCCGCCGACCTGCGCCGGCAGGCGATCTTGCCGAAAGCCGCGATTGCCCGATCGATGTCCTCGTCCGTTGTGGAAAAGCCGAGCGAGATGCGCAAGGCTCCGAGCTTGGCGTCGCGTCCCATTGCCGCCAGAACATGGCTTTCACCGACCTTGCCGGACGAGCAGGCAGAGCCTGCCGAAAGCGCAACACCTTCGAGATCGAAGGCGATCTGGCCGGTCTCCGCTTTCAGGCAGGGAAGCGTGAAGAAAATGGTATTGGCGACCCTCGGACCGCCGGCCCCGTGGATGATGACATCGGGCGCGACAGCGCGCATGCCGGCTTCCAGCCGATCGCGTAGCGCGCCAATCACAGCGTTACGTTCCCCGAGGTTCTCCAGTGCGGCTTCCGCCGCTGCTCCGAATCCGATCAGCGCCAGCGAATTCTGTGTCCCTGATCGGTGACCTCTCTCCTGCCCGCCGCCGCGGATCAGCGCCTTCGGCATCAGCGCCTCACCACGGGCGATCAGCGCGCCCGCACCCTTCGGCCCACCGATCTTATGGGAGGAGATGATCATGAAATCCGCGCCGACGCGTTCGATCTCGATCGACAGGCGGCCGGCCGCCTGCACGGCATCGATGATGAAGAGACCGCCATGGGCGTGCACGATCCTGGCCGCTTCCTCCACCGGCTGGACGATGCCGGTCTCGTTGTTGACGAGCATGATCGCCACGACGGGAAGGCCCGTCGACTTGTCATGGGCGTCGAGAAGTGCGGCGAGCGCATTCAGGTCGACGATCCCGGCGTCCGTTACCGGAATTTCGGTCGTGCTCTCCCTGGGGAAGCGTCCCCCTTCCCGCACCGCCAAATGCTCGATAGCGGAATAGTAGAGGTGGCCGAGTTTCAGCGGTGTGCGGCCCATGCTGAATTCAGGCGTCAGCACCAGATTGGCAGCTTCCGTCGCACCGCTGGTGAAGACCACATTGGCGGCATCGGTGCCGGCGAGTGCCGCCACCTTGCGCCGCGCGCCTTCGATGGCGGCGCGCGCGGCGCGGCCCTCTCCGTGGACGCTATTTGGATTGCCGAAGATGTCGATCGCGCGCATGATCGCCTCGCGCGCAGCCGGGTGCAGCGGCGCTGTGGCATTCCAGTCGAGATAAAGGCGTGGCGGCGCCATGATCTTCAGTCCTGCGCTTAACGAGCTTGCTTCAGCACCCGCGGTTCATTTTTCTTGAAATTTCCGCCGGGCTTGCCTTATGACACGTTCCACGATGCGTGGATCGCCATGCAAGTTTCGAATTGTTCTAAACTGCGTTTTAGAAAAGCTGACAACATTAGTCAAGTCATGTTGTCGTCCGGCGCAGCGCGAACGCGAAATAAAACCCGGAGTACCAATGCCCGAAGTTATTTTCAACGGCCCTGCCGGTCGTCTTGAAGGCCGCTACCAGCCCTCCAAGGAAAAAAGCGCGCCCATCGCTCTGATTTTGCATCCGCATCCGCAGTTCGGCGGCACGATGAACAATCAGATCGTCTACCAGCTCTTCTACATGTTCCAGAAGCGCGGGTTTACGACGCTGCGCTTCAACTTCCGGGGCATCGGCCGCAGCCAGGGTGAATTCGACCACGGCGCAGGCGAACTCTCGGATGCGGCTTCTGCGCTCGACTGGGTGCAGAGCCTGCATCCCGATTCCAAGACCTGTTGGGTCGCGGGCTATTCCTTCGGCTCGTGGATCGGCATGCAGCTCCTGATGCGCCGGCCGGAGATCGAAGGCTTCATGTCGATCGCCCCGCAGCCGAACACTTACGATTTCTCGTTTCTGGCGCCCTGCCCCTCCTCCGGCCTGATCATCAACGGCGAAGCCGACAAGGTGGCGCCGGAAAAGGATGTGAATGGCCTTGTCGAGAAGCTGAAGACCCAGAAAGGCATCCTCATCACGCACCGCACCGTGCCTGCCGCCAACCACTTCTTCAACGGTCAGGTGGAAACGCTGATGGGCGAATGCGAGGACTATCTCGATCGCCGTCTGAACGGCGAACTGGTGCCCGAGCCGGCCGCCAAGCGCATCCGCTAAGACCAATAGCCGAACGTTAAACCTTGCGAAAAACGGCCCGGACACAACCGGGCCGACTGTACCGAAACAGATCACCCTGCGTGTTGCAATCCATATTGCAGTGCGATAGGGTCCTCGCGATCCAAACAGAAGCGAGGTCCGCAAATGACCAAGTCGTTCGGGGAAGTCCTGGATAAGTATAAGGGAATCGGTCCGGGATTTGATTTTCTTCGAATTGGGCTCGCCTTTTCTATCGTTTTGACCCATTCGTTTTTGCTGACCAGGAATGATGCCTTCATCAGAGGATCGATATTCTGGTTTGCCGAATACGCTCTTGTTCCGATGTTCTTCGCATTGAGCGGATTTCTGATCGCCGGCAGCGCCCAGCGTCTTAGCCTGCGGAACTTCCTGATCAACCGTGGCTTGCGCATCGTGCCGGCACTTGCCGTCGATATCGTCGTTTGTTCGCTGATCATCGGGCCGATCATCACGGTCGTCTATCACTCCGAATATTTTACCGATCCGCGGTTTTTCAAATACTTCCTGAACATTGTCGGCTGGATCCATTACGAGCTGCCCGGCGTCTTCCGGGATAATCCGAGCCAGCGTGTCAACGGCGCCCTTTGGACGGTTCCCTGGGAAATCTTCTGCTACATCATCATGTCGTTCCTGATGGTCACCGCCATCGTCAAGACGCGCTACAAGCTGCTCGCTGTGACGATCGGCTACATCTTCATCGGCCTGATTGTTCAGAAGATGCCATATCTGTTCCCCGGCTCGATCAAAACGTTCGCGCGCTTCCTGTTTATGAGCCGCGGCTC from Rhizobium sp. Pop5 includes these protein-coding regions:
- a CDS encoding cysteine desulfurase; translation: MDKTTAATQYDVEAIRRDFPILGEKVYGKPLVYLDNGASAQKPQVVIDAISHAYSHEYANVHRGLHYLSNAATDAYEAAREKVRRFLNAPSVNDIVFTKNSTEAINTVAYGWGMPKIGEGDEVVLTIMEHHSNIVPWHFIRERQGAKLVWVPVDDEGAFHVEDFEKSLTERTKLVAITHMSNALGTIVPVKEVCRIARERGIPVLIDGSQGAVHLPVDVQDIDCDWYVMTGHKLYGPSGIGVLYGKKERLQEMRPFQGGGEMIFEVAEDVVTYNDPPHRFEAGTPPIVQAIGLGYALDYMEKIGREAIARHEADLAAYAAERLRSVNSLRMFGTAPDKGSIFSFELAGIHAHDVSMVIDRQGVAVRAGTHCAMPLLKRFGVTSTCRASFGMYNTRAEVDALADALEYARKFFA
- the sufD gene encoding Fe-S cluster assembly protein SufD; translated protein: MNMQTTSRLTAAEAALIEAFNQQIGELPGNGAVTALRDRLLDDLKKAGLPTRRIEAWHYTDLKNLLRTVPPQAGDAGSEALEPLVTGSSVLAVIQGHSSQKAAADGLGISAYSEHLINGSTADGLDALGSDDAIGRINGSFVRDGYVVDVPAETVLEEPLEIQFIHAGGQIHTRLPVSFGPGVKATVIERHRAVTGDAAFVSHVSDITVGEGTELTWIILQQQGAEDTHLGQIRVDLGADAKLRLFVINAGGKMVRQELHIKVTGEGADLTLRGINLLGAESHTDVTMVLGHDVPHTGSTEVIRNVVFDRAKGVFQGMIRVAPDAQKTDAKMACNTLLMSDDAEFSVKPELEIFADDVQCGHGATVTDIDANHLYYMMARGIPENKARAMLVNAFVAEIVEELEDEALVEALEGVISAWLEKHA
- the sufC gene encoding Fe-S cluster assembly ATPase SufC, which translates into the protein MLEIRNLHARIAEDGTEIIRGLNLTVKAGEVAAIMGPNGSGKSTLSYVLSGRSDYEVTEGDILYNGESILELDPAERAAKGIFLAFQYPVEIPGVATMQFLKVAMNEQRKARGEDELTTPDFMRRVKDAAGKLQINTEMLKRPLNVGFSGGEKKRAEILQMALLEPQLCVLDETDSGLDIDALKIVADGVNALRSPDRAVVVITHYQRLLDYIVPDTVHVLYKGQVIKSGDKTLAHELEANGYADIIGAAA
- a CDS encoding GIY-YIG nuclease family protein; this encodes MSGFVYMMSDKPRGVIYTGVTSDLHGRIWEHRNEIQKGFTQKYRAKNLVWFEHHPNIVLAIQREKSLKRYMREWKIKLVEELNPTWMDLYERIDEIENIYRPHPNTREWSDYN
- the sufB gene encoding Fe-S cluster assembly protein SufB encodes the protein MAAVQETIDQVRLIDVDQYKYGFETVIEMDKAPKGLSEDIIRFISAKKQEPEWMLEWRLEAYRRWLTLEEPTWARVNYPKINFNDIHYYAAPKSTPGPKSLDEVDPEILKVYEKLGIPLKEQEILAGVEKPRIAVDAVFDSVSVVTTFKEELKKAGVIFMSISEAIREHPDLVRKYLGSVVPTSDNYYATLNSAVFTDGSFVFVPKGVRCPMELSTYFRINEKNTGQFERTLIIAEEGAYVSYLEGCTAPQRDENQLHAAVVELVALDDAEIKYSTVQNWYPGDKEGKGGIYNFVTKRGDCRGNRSKISWTQVETGSAITWKYPSCILRGDDSRGEFYSIAVSNGHQQIDSGTKMIHLGKNTSSRIVSKGIAAGVSNNTYRGQVSAHRKASNARNFTQCDSLLIGDKCGAHTVPYIEAKNSTAQFEHEATTSKISEDQLFYCLQRGIPTEAAIALIVNGFVKEVLQELPMEFAVEAQKLISISLEGSVG